A genomic region of Melanotaenia boesemani isolate fMelBoe1 chromosome 13, fMelBoe1.pri, whole genome shotgun sequence contains the following coding sequences:
- the hck gene encoding tyrosine-protein kinase HCK: MGCVGSKKEQEPLSKGTSNSENRAQTAHYVKDPTSGSKAAKMPSTANSSDVGENIVMALYDYEAIHEGDLGFRKGDKLRILEESGEWWRAMLISTGKEGYIPSNYVAKDTLEAEEWFFKGVSRKDAERQLLAPGNRVGSFMIRDSETTKGSYSLSVRDIDAHSGGTVKHYKIRTLDNGGFYISPRITFNTLQELVSHYKKQGDGLCQNLTVPCLSPKPEKPWEKDAWEIPRSSLKLEKKLGAGQFGEVWMATYNKHTKVAVKTMKPGSMSVEAFMMEANLMKRLQHDKLVRLNAVVTKEEPIYIITEFMEKGSLLDFLKSDEGNRVQLPKLIDFSAQIAEGMAYIEQNNYIHRDLRAANILVNKALVCKIADFGLARIIEDNEYTAREGAKFPIKWTAPEAINYGSFTIKSDVWSFGILLTEIISYGRTPYPGMTNPEVIRSLEKGYRMQRLDSCPSELYEIMLECWKNKPEDRPTFDYLQSVLEDFYTATESQYQQQP; this comes from the exons ATGGGCTGCGTGGGTTCCAAGAAGGAGCAGGAGCCTCTTAGCAAGGGGACGAGTAACAGTGAGAACCGAGCACAGACGGCCCACTATGTCAAAGACCCCACCTCAGGAAGCAAAGCT GCCAAAATGCCCTCCACTGCTAACTCTTCAGACG TGGGTGAGAACATCGTCATGGCACTGTACGACTATGAGGCCATTCACGAGGGAGACCTCGGCTTCAGGAAGGGAGATAAGCTCAGAATCTTGGAGGA ATCGGGCGAGTGGTGGAGAGCCATGTTAATCAGCACCGGTAAGGAAGGCTACATCCCCAGCAACTATGTAGCCAAGGACACTCTGGAGGCAGAGGA GTGGTTCTTTAAAGGCGTAAGCAGGAAAGATGCTGAGAGGCAGCTGCTGGCCCCCGGGAACCGAGTCGGATCCTTCATGATCCGAGACAGTGAAACCACGAAGG GCAGCTACTCTCTCTCTGTTCGGGACATTGATGCCCACTCTGGTGGCACAGTTAAACATTATAAAATCCGAACTCTGGACAACGGAGGATTCTACATCTCTCCTCGCATTACTTTCAACACCCTGCAAGAGCTGGTCAGCCATTACAAGA aGCAGGGAGACGGCCTCTGTCAAAACCTGACTGTCCCATGTTTGAGCCCCAAACCTGAGAAACCATGGGAGAAGGATGCCTGGGAAATTCCAAGATCCTCACTCAAACTGGAAAAGAAGCTCGGTGCCGGCCAGTTCGGAGAAGTCTGGATGG CTACCTACAATAAGCACACCAAGGTCGCAGTGAAAACGATGAAGCCAGGAAGCATGTCGGTGGAGGCTTTCATGATGGAGGCCAACCTGATGAAGCGTCTGCAGCACGACAAACTGGTTCGACTCAATGCCGTGGTCACCAAAGAGGAGCCCATCTACATCATCACTGAGTTCATGGAGAAAG GTAGCTTGTTAGACTTCCTGAAGAGTGATGAGGGGAACCGCGTCCAGCTGCCGAAGCTCATCGACTTCTCTGCTCAG ATTGCAGAGGGCATGGCTTACATCGAGCAGAATAATTACATCCACAGAGACCTGAGAGCTGCCAACATCCTGGTCAATAAGGCTTTAGTCTGCAAAATTGCTGACTTTGGCCTCGCTCGTATCATTGAGGACAATGAGTACACAGCCAGAGAAG GAGCCAAGTTCCCCATCAAATGGACGGCCCCGGAAGCCATCAACTACGGCTCTTTCACAATCAAGTCTGACGTCTGGTCCTTTGGTATCTTGCTGACTGAGATTATCAGCTATGGACGCACACCATACCCAG GAATGACCAACCCAGAGGTGATCCGTTCCCTGGAGAAGGGCTACCGAATGCAGCGCCTGGACAGCTGTCCTTCCGAACTCTATGAAATCATGCTGGAGTGCTGGAAGAACAAACCCGAGGACCGTCCCACCTTTGATTACCTGCAGAGTGTCCTGGAGGATTTCTACACAGCCACGGAGAGCCAGTATCAGCAGCAGCCTTGA